The following is a genomic window from Plasmodium berghei ANKA genome assembly, chromosome: 9.
GGATATTCAAGCAATGGATAGAGCACATCGAATAGGTCAAAAAAAACGAGTTATTGTTTATAGATTTGTTACTCAGAACTCAGTAGAAGAAAAGATTGTTGAAAGGGCagcaaaaaaattaaaattagattctttaattatacaaaaaggtaaattaaatttaaataataaagaaaataataaacagGAATTAcatgatatattaaattttggGGCCCCAGAAGTTTATAAAACACAAGATATATCTTCAATTTCTGATGAAGATattgatataattttgGCTGATGCTGAAAAAAGAACTAttgaaattgaaaaaaaattaaaaaatcttgaaaatatttttgatttaaCTAATATATCTTTGGATGGTGGATTGAATATGTATAACAATTTGGAAAAAGAAGAATCTAGTGATTCAAGTGATGAAGATGGAAGTGATGAGGATGATGATGGTGAAGAGGATGAAAATGAATCGGAAGGTGAGGATGGAAATAATTTAGATAATCAGATTGGAGAAGATGGAATAGTAGATGaaactttaaaaaaaaaaaaaaaaaaaaaaaaaaaattaaataaatcaagTACTATTAagaaatttttaaaaaataataaaaaacatatgatatttttagatTTAGGAGAACGAAAAAGTAAGTGGAAAGTTATGAATACATCATGCACAAaaactaataaaaaaaaaataacactTTGTGGATGGAAAGCAGAAGCAAGAGGGGGTCAtgattttcaattttttaataatgaaaaattagatgaattggaaaaaattgaagaaaaatggaataattatcatataaaccaacaaaaaattaaagaaattatTCAAGCACAAGCTGAGAAAGAagattttgaaaaaatagttaatATACATGAATTTCTAACACATcatgcaaaaaatatatataatctgATTAATCTTATAAATCCAAATATTCTGAATGAGGATAGTATTGGTGATAGCATTGAAGAAAAGAATGAATCTAAGGATCTTGATGAAAATGGAAATGaaggatataaaaaattaggTGATTTTAATGGtgttatgaatatatatagtaaaaataatgggGGAAATAGTGAAACCCGAAACAAcgattataaaaatggtgGAAATAAAGATATGAACAACGagttttataaaaacaaaattgtTAAATTGTTAGAggcgaaaaaaaaactaaatatgataaaatttagggaaaaaaatgtgaagagttgttatgaatatatgataaattttattaaaaaaaatttggtTTTTAATTCTAATGGGGATGCAGAAACTgctagtaataataaaaaaaataaaaataataatagaaaagTGAAGAAAGATGTAAGCGATGATATATCAACTATTGATAtcgaagaaataaaaatagagaAGCAGAAATTATTAAAGCAAGGATTTGCAAAATGGAATAAAGCtgaatttaataaattgaTGAGTGCATTGATAGTTCATGGATGTGATAACattgattatatatatgagaAATATTTTCTCAATTCAAAGAAATCTATGGAGGATATAAAAAGTTATTTAAAGGTTTTCTTTAGGAAATATGATCAAGTAAAAGGGGTAAGTTTGCGTTTATTGCTTTATTCTcgcatattatatatggatatttgtatttatgaatttatcattttgttatttttattatacatttgAATGGTTTACTTGTTCCTTAGGGTATAAGATTGTTTGAGAAAATTCGAAACTCAGATTTGCAGAAACAGATTATACAGGAAGAAAACGATATGATAGCGAATTATGTAatattgaattttttttaatgtctATATTTCAtcatgaatataaaataatttatttgttttattattattaattcaattttttgtgggtttatattatttttatttttttcacatgTATCAATCTCAGGTCGAAAAGCAACTTTCTAGTGGCGTTGATACAATTGACAAATTGGAACTTCCTCCAAATTTTCGATACGAAAACGTTTATATTCAATCAGAGCCAGCCAATACAACTGGGGGAACAAATGATGTGCCCGAAAAAGTATCTGAAGAAGAAATTCTTTATTTCGAAAgagaaaacaaaatattgcTATGGTTGTTGTATCAAGAGGGTGTAGTTCAAACAAAGAGTATTCACATTTTGGTTAGTTAAGAAAACATaatacgaaaaaaaaattgaaaaattttatgtGTGAGACATATATTGAGATACATttgtttgtattttttttttatgtaggCACCATATTATTGGGCTGAGACctacaattttttcaagTATGCAACTACCCCACTGGAAAATATTGAATATAGGTGTCGACTGATTGTCGATGCTATCAtggaattaaataaaaaagtaataaatgaataaactatatatatatcctttattgtatatattttatataaataaaatccATACATATGTGTGTGcgttttattttctacaGAATGTAAAATCTTCCAATAGTAAGGAAAGAAGGAGAGGTTAATTTGGAAAATActagctatttttttttttttttttatgaccatgcaatattaatttttcacattataaataaagctaatgtatatatgtacattttttttttttatttttgttttattaatatgcaagaaaaaatacattGTCTTTAACTTATTGTATCATTAATTTGTGGcatgttaatatattttattgttgctaatattttactagtatatatttatgtgtgtttttttttgttcgaTATTCTAAGTTCTGATAAATATGTGAAATTTTAAGCATTATTTTGCATGTGATTGTATGGAGATTCTCTGATTATGTGGATAGGAATGtttatgtacatatttatacacAATCATGCAgatatttgatatatacaaatttctatatatttaaacaattttttaaatttttgctcatgttttttaaattgtcAAATTAgcttaaaattttataaacattatttttttataattgattttttcttttgcATTCACATATGCCAAAATTTGGTCGCTTAAAATTTATACTATATTATTGATAACTAagaatattgaaaataataatgaaaaaatgaaataaattgaaGTATGGGCCATAAATGGGttaaatttgtataatattacTAACCATCGAATTATGGCAACtacaaaagaaaaaataaattacaaAGACTttcttcaaaaaaaaaatgtactAATAAatcctttttattttttttgcctatatgtataaaaaattttaaatggaaaataattttttttttatataatttgcaTCCTGAAAAATGTCCctagatatatattatatgcatatatatatattatggtGTATGGTGTTATCTGCaaattattgttatataagaattttattattgttgttttatattttatttttaagtgttattttttatcataattttgcgaactatttttatttattaatatttcgGTTGATTATAGTTTGGCTTATTTTTCTTCTAACAATTTCCTTTTTCCGATTTAAAATTtctaacatttttttaaaacatgtCATATTCCAACACGCGGAAGAAAACTGGTAACCAAATGTACCATAGAAGTGGTTATAACAATTATGAATTTAACGATGAAATTCAAAATACAATAGGAGTTATACAATCTTATACATCCAAAATTTCAAGAATAGTAAGAAATATAGtttgtttataattttttttgttttttttgtgataattttcataaatgtTAAAAGTTGCATTTTATACTAAAATTGTTGAAATATtgtatttgaaaaaatatatgcatatatctatatttttgtggagaaatatattttataattttttttaatcattCATTTCAGAATAGTGATGAAGAATGCTCTATAGAAAACTCGGAGAAAGTGTAAGCatataaaaaggaaaaaaaatataaacgaTTAGTACACGTTATTTTATGGGTATATGGCTATATGGctatatggatatatacTAACATACATAAATTGCATTCCTTCACTCCCTATGAGAAGGAGTGGTAttacaatataaattattgtggcatttaaataataggatctatttgtatatgattaaaaagtgcaatgaatataatatcatggattatatgaattttgTATTTAGTTAACATTTCTAATTaacaattaataatatagagAAAACAATGAGATGTGGCTTTTTTTCGTTTAGGCAAGAATTGGTGCAAAAtgggaaaataaaaatagaagaAATACAAGATAAATTGAAAAAGTACTCTAGAAATATCGAAAGTCTTCCGCAAAATGAGAAGGTATATTTTGATGTGATATATTTCGTAGACAATTTTGATAAAGAtagtgtatatatatgaatggTTATTTGGATAAGAATATTTTAgaacatatattttgtttgttaatttatttgttttgaaacatactttattattttacaaaatttgtAACAGATTCGTATGAAGCTAGTTATGCAGAAGTTATCTGCCTCATATATGAAAGCAGTTGATAATTTTCAAAAGGcatcaaaaaattatataaataaaacagcaataaatgatatggctaataaaaataataggaGGTATAGGAGTGAAGAATATGAGACATATAACAACTTTTCACGAAAATCGAATTCTAATTATGATTCAAATAGGGATAAATTAGatgttaatatttatgattataatttttatgaaaatgaagatagtgatacattttataaaaacgAACAGAATTTTGAACAtgaaaatttagaaaatggatttagtaaaaaaaaaaattataataatagaaaatataaaaataatatatttttagggaataataaaaatgatgtaAATGAGcatttattacaaaataatgaagaatatttagaaaatgaaaaaaatgaatattataatgataGGCAATTTGTATCGATAAATACTACAGATATTGAACATGAGAtattaaatcaaaaaaataaagaaatcaAAAAATTGCATGGTGACATAGTAAATATTCaagaattatataaagaGTTATTTGATCAAGTAAATATACAAGGTGAAACTATTGACAATATAGATTCTCAAATGGTTAAGACTcatgataatattatgatTTCTGGTCGTGAAATTGAAATTACTAGGAATAGATATTCTACAAGTGTTCGATGTATTAGTTacctttttattattttaataattttggtaataattattttggtGACTTTTAGGATTATATGAAGTAGACAAATGAATGGTTAAGTTTTTACAGAATCATTGGaatgtatataatgaatatacacattaatatatttgggttactatttgttttaaatcatccttaaaatacataataCACACCTATGTTAATGAAAAGTAAGCATATGTTCACATAGAAAAATAGGGAACAAAAAGAATGTTGGTGATTCAGAATCATTCAATTTTAGttctttatatttccaTCATTTTGAggtgaaatatatatttgcataGAATTATAGTTTACAAAATAGTTGTAATTCGTATGGAAGTATTTTAGTAAATACGATAGTTTCTACTAAgcgttattttttttataaattttttttgaattaaaGATTTTAATGTGGAtgtcatatatatgtatactgAGGAAacaattttcttttttcttttttcttttttcttttttcttttttttagagaatatttttacatattttataatcaATTATGTTTAAGATGTTGGTGGGTTAATGTACTTTTTATGATGTATCTGGGAAATCAGTTAGACATATTCCCTTTACTATATTGTTACGTTGTTGGCCCccacaaaaaattaatttctttattttgtaaatgttttttattcattataatttatttctttattttgccaattattatgttattattattttgtattatttcattataataattttcctTTTAACATTTTACTATTCGAAATGCCATCTCTTAATCactttaaatatttttttatatttcgtttccgttttttaacaatccgtgtctttatatatacaatatgttatgttattttaagcaaatttaatttttattatataatagactgatattttaatttttttttggcttttcctttttttatatttaagcCTTTAAAAGAAAGGGAGTATATACATGTACATCCAAGTTTATGTGCACATTTATTAATGTATggatatgaatatataaataatagtatatttgataaaaattattttgtggatatattaaaaatatgtttaattatttatattttagtaatatatgatataaaattaaaagaaaaaagggATATAAAAAACGAGTTGGCAAATAGGAGATTCTACACCTCCAAAGAAGGTTGTCATTTGATTTTCCTTATGTTTGccattttgttattttcaGATTTTGATTTAGCCataattgtattatattagaaggaatataaaactaaaaataaataaaaaaaattataaataaaacctAAATAATATACGAAATAAATCGTGAAAGATATATACACGTGGATATTTTGGggtatatgtattttttgcTGTGAATGAGGAAAtactatattatataatttaatcatttttcaaaaattaagggtttatttaaaaaaaaaaaaaatatgttagaataaaagaaattaatTTAAGAGAAGTAGATTAAACCTTGTAATGTGCGCTCTGAATATTTGTAGTTATTTTTGTGGGATTctacaatattattattacataaaaattcatgtgagtaattgaaaaaaaagtaaataaaattgaagaaATTGTATACAAAGATTTGTGCAtatttaaatgtatatatatatatatttgataatatgggatatatatttttatttttattgaaaaaacgaaacaatttattattttatggatgataaaaaaagaattatatttaatcgATAGggatgaaaaataaaatttttaatgataGATATTTTTGTTTGGATTATTGAAAAGAAATATtgtaaattttgttttcctGCTTTTAaaagttattattataatatatttacattaaaTGGGTgatatgaatattattaatttgaaaaaCTGGATATTTTAACAAGTTAACGTATGctttatgatttttttttgtatgtaattataatatcTACATTGTatggataaaaaaaaaagtgggGAAAAAAGTGGGAAAAAAGTTAATATCAAATTagtgtataaaaaatgccAACAATTTCTGTACATGAAGAAGATTTAATAGAAAAGTTAGGGACAAGGTTAAATGAGGAAGAATTgacaaatatatgttttgaGTTTGGGTTAGAAATTGATGatattgaaataaaaaatggaaaaaaaatttacaaaatcgAAGTACCCGCAAATAGATATGATCTAGTATGTGCTGAAGGATTATGTAGAGCTTTAAAGAATTTCATGGGAATTAATGAAGAtataacatataatataattaaagatattggaaatgatgataataataataataagcTAAATGAGAAACATCTGTTAGAAGTGGATGCATCAGTAGACAATAAACGAGGATATGTTGTATCATGTATTTtgaaaaacataaaaatgaatgatcaaatttataataatattatcgAATTACAAGAAAAGCTACATCACAATATTGGTAAAAAGAGAGCGATACTAGCTATTGGTATACAtgattatgataaaataaaatttccagttaaatataaatttgaagaaaaaaaaaaaataaattttattccattaaatgaaaataaaaatttaaatggatgtgatttatttaaattttatgaagataatataaatttaaaaccctatttaaaaattttaaaagattttgataaatatcCAATAATAGTCGAttcagaaaataatattctttCATTACCTCCAATAATAAATTGTgattatacaaaaatcacattaaatacaaaaaatatatttgttgaATGTACAGGTACcgatttaaataaattagaaataagcttaaatataatttgcTCTATGTTATCAGAATATTCCCAACCTAAATATACAATTCATTCAGTTTTAGTactatataatgaaaatcaTCAACTtgaaaaaggaaataaatatttatatccaaattttaaaaataaaaaattaacatgTGATATAGAATATGTTCGTAAATTGTCTGgaataaaagatataacTATAgataatgtaaaaaaattattaaaaaaaatgatgatttCTGTAACtaatgtaataaataatactaTATTTGAAGTAAATGTTCCATTTTATAGATCAGACATTATGCATGCTTGTGATATTGTTGAAGATATAGCAATAGCTTATGGgtatgataatattaaatatgaGCCTATTGAAATATCTAAAAAGCATTTGTTAAATACAATCTCTGATATGTTTAGAAATTCAATGACAGAGTGTAGTTATACTGAGGTGATAACAAATGCTTTATTATCTTTGAAGgaaaattatgattataTGCTTAGAAAACATATAAGTTATGATACACcatttgataataaatttgtagATAGTTATAATCCTTTATATCCTCCTGTACAAATAATGAACTCTAAAACATCTGAGTATGAAATTGTTAGGACATCTTTAAttgtaaatttattaaaatttgtagCAGCAAATAAGCATAGAGAATTACCTTTAcgtttttttgaaattgGGGATATATCttatactatatataataaaacagaCACAAATgcatttaataaaagaaatttaTCTATAATTTTTGCCGATAAAGTAACAGCTGGGTTAGAAGAAATTCATGGTGTTTTAGAATCAATTTTGAAAGATTTTCAATTGTTTAGTCACTATAAAATTGAGGAAAAACGAAAggaaaaaattgaaattcGCTCTGACGTATACTATGAGTTGGTTTCAATAAATGGTAAAATTGCttgaattatttacataaatgagctatttttaatgg
Proteins encoded in this region:
- a CDS encoding phenylalanine--tRNA ligase beta subunit, putative, with the translated sequence MPTISVHEEDLIEKLGTRLNEEELTNICFEFGLEIDDIEIKNGKKIYKIEVPANRYDLVCAEGLCRALKNFMGINEDITYNIIKDIGNDDNNNNKLNEKHLLEVDASVDNKRGYVVSCILKNIKMNDQIYNNIIELQEKLHHNIGKKRAILAIGIHDYDKIKFPVKYKFEEKKKINFIPLNENKNLNGCDLFKFYEDNINLKPYLKILKDFDKYPIIVDSENNILSLPPIINCDYTKITLNTKNIFVECTGTDLNKLEISLNIICSMLSEYSQPKYTIHSVLVLYNENHQLEKGNKYLYPNFKNKKLTCDIEYVRKLSGIKDITIDNVKKLLKKMMISVTNVINNTIFEVNVPFYRSDIMHACDIVEDIAIAYGYDNIKYEPIEISKKHLLNTISDMFRNSMTECSYTEVITNALLSLKENYDYMLRKHISYDTPFDNKFVDSYNPLYPPVQIMNSKTSEYEIVRTSLIVNLLKFVAANKHRELPLRFFEIGDISYTIYNKTDTNAFNKRNLSIIFADKVTAGLEEIHGVLESILKDFQLFSHYKIEEKRKEKIEIRSDVYYELVSINDPSFLDERVVNIVLQPQNLTFGIMGVIHPNVLENFSINIPASIIEINLDVLLNVLFV
- a CDS encoding chromatin remodeling protein, putative → MFRNVRDYFKSNNNDGEENEETNKLNFVENNINDEIEKGFEKRDEHILKKNCKDGIDLDNCQNGLALKDKNLNVQNQDNENINNNINLLESNNWNNDEETSELNNKKECYNEIDNNELKRRKLNDTEELVNENNKDGYHDDQNETYNDKINEEKVNYLQQKLEQLLAETKRYTEKLSGQRVQMNVQTKKDKNRRCAMTEKEEDYVLLKEADDDDNDDTFIIKQPQNISGNMKPYQIEGLNWLYQLYRHKINGILADEMGLGKTLQTISLLCYLRFNKNIKRKNIIICPRSTLDNWYEEIKKWCRDMKPFKYYGSKEQRKELNKTLLHSDYDVLLTTYEIVIKDKSALYDIDWFFLVIDEAHRIKNDKSVLSSSVRFLKSENRLLITGTPLHNNLKELWSLLNFLMPKIFDNSEEFDNLFNISKISTNDNKQSEIITQLHTILKPFMLRRLKVEVEQSLPPKREIYIFVGMSKLQKKLYSDILSKNIDVINAMTGSKNQMLNILMQLRKCCNHPYLFDGIEEPPYIEGNHLIETSGKMSLLDKLLPRLKKENSRVLLFSQMTRLLDIIDDYCRWKKYEYLRIDGSTVGDERQIRINKFNEPNSKYFIFLLSTRAGGIGINLTTADIVILFDSDYNPQMDIQAMDRAHRIGQKKRVIVYRFVTQNSVEEKIVERAAKKLKLDSLIIQKGKLNLNNKENNKQELHDILNFGAPEVYKTQDISSISDEDIDIILADAEKRTIEIEKKLKNLENIFDLTNISLDGGLNMYNNLEKEESSDSSDEDGSDEDDDGEEDENESEGEDGNNLDNQIGEDGIVDETLKKKKKKKKKLNKSSTIKKFLKNNKKHMIFLDLGERKSKWKVMNTSCTKTNKKKITLCGWKAEARGGHDFQFFNNEKLDELEKIEEKWNNYHINQQKIKEIIQAQAEKEDFEKIVNIHEFLTHHAKNIYNLINLINPNILNEDSIGDSIEEKNESKDLDENGNEGYKKLGDFNGVMNIYSKNNGGNSETRNNDYKNGGNKDMNNEFYKNKIVKLLEAKKKLNMIKFREKNVKSCYEYMINFIKKNLVFNSNGDAETASNNKKNKNNNRKVKKDVSDDISTIDIEEIKIEKQKLLKQGFAKWNKAEFNKLMSALIVHGCDNIDYIYEKYFLNSKKSMEDIKSYLKVFFRKYDQVKGGIRLFEKIRNSDLQKQIIQEENDMIANYVEKQLSSGVDTIDKLELPPNFRYENVYIQSEPANTTGGTNDVPEKVSEEEILYFERENKILLWLLYQEGVVQTKSIHILAPYYWAETYNFFKYATTPLENIEYRCRLIVDAIMELNKKNVKSSNSKERRRG
- a CDS encoding syntaxin, putative, encoding MSYSNTRKKTGNQMYHRSGYNNYEFNDEIQNTIGVIQSYTSKISRINSDEECSIENSEKVQELVQNGKIKIEEIQDKLKKYSRNIESLPQNEKIRMKLVMQKLSASYMKAVDNFQKASKNYINKTAINDMANKNNRRYRSEEYETYNNFSRKSNSNYDSNRDKLDVNIYDYNFYENEDSDTFYKNEQNFEHENLENGFSKKKNYNNRKYKNNIFLGNNKNDVNEHLLQNNEEYLENEKNEYYNDRQFVSINTTDIEHEILNQKNKEIKKLHGDIVNIQELYKELFDQVNIQGETIDNIDSQMVKTHDNIMISGREIEITRNRYSTSVRCISYLFIILIILVIIILVTFRII